Proteins co-encoded in one uncultured Flavobacterium sp. genomic window:
- a CDS encoding N-acetyltransferase: protein MTNMEPVETMEIKDNTFARQFETIVPQGLLSVEYSFQEKKIFLTKINSPEGFDNQTTIDTLLKNIMEIVIEKKFKLMPIHPRIVSFIKKNPEYKELLPPGIRI, encoded by the coding sequence ATGACTAATATGGAACCTGTTGAAACTATGGAAATCAAAGACAATACTTTTGCAAGACAATTTGAGACCATAGTCCCTCAAGGATTACTTTCTGTTGAATATTCTTTTCAGGAAAAGAAAATTTTCCTAACTAAAATCAACAGCCCTGAAGGCTTTGACAATCAAACTACAATTGACACTTTACTAAAAAACATCATGGAAATTGTCATTGAAAAAAAATTCAAATTAATGCCTATTCATCCTAGAATTGTCTCATTTATCAAAAAAAATCCCGAGTATAAAGAGTTACTTCCTCCCGGAATCAGAATTTAG
- a CDS encoding alpha/beta hydrolase — MSKIPVYFMPGLAASPAIFERIKLDESIFEMCLLEWEIPQSKESLSDYALRISKKIKHENPVLVGVSFGGILVQEIAKHIQTRKVIIISSVRSNAEFPRRMKIGKTTKAYKLIPMKLILNVENLAKYSFGEKINKRIKLYEKFLAVRDLNYLQWAVESVILWDRDQVDPNVVHIHGDQDEVFPIKYINSCIVVKGGTHIMILNKYKWLNENLPSIILEN; from the coding sequence ATGAGTAAAATTCCCGTATATTTTATGCCTGGTCTGGCTGCTAGTCCGGCTATTTTTGAAAGAATCAAATTAGACGAATCTATTTTTGAGATGTGTTTGCTCGAATGGGAAATTCCGCAGTCAAAAGAATCTTTGTCTGATTATGCATTACGAATCTCTAAAAAAATCAAACACGAGAATCCGGTTTTGGTGGGAGTTTCTTTTGGAGGAATTTTGGTTCAGGAAATTGCAAAACACATTCAAACCCGAAAAGTAATTATTATTTCGAGTGTTAGAAGTAATGCTGAATTTCCGAGAAGAATGAAAATCGGAAAAACGACAAAAGCCTACAAGCTGATTCCGATGAAGTTAATCCTGAATGTCGAAAATCTTGCAAAATATTCTTTTGGAGAGAAAATCAATAAACGAATTAAATTATACGAGAAGTTTTTAGCCGTTCGCGATCTTAATTATCTGCAGTGGGCTGTAGAATCTGTTATTTTATGGGATAGAGATCAAGTTGATCCAAACGTCGTTCATATTCACGGCGATCAGGACGAAGTTTTCCCTATAAAATATATCAACAGTTGTATAGTAGTAAAAGGTGGAACTCATATTATGATTCTCAATAAATACAAATGGCTCAATGAGAATCTGCCTTCGATTATATTAGAAAATTAA